In Moorella sp. Hama-1, a single genomic region encodes these proteins:
- the accB gene encoding acetyl-CoA carboxylase biotin carboxyl carrier protein: MSQLKITDTTLRDGHQSLWATRMTTADMLPIIEKIDSVGYHSLEVWGGATFDVCLRFLDEDPWERLRTLKKYARRTPLQMLLRAQSLVGYQLYPDDVVRAFIARAAANGIDIIRIFDALNDLRNMEVPVAAAKKEGVHVQGTVVYTISPVHTIEHYLQTALELEEMGVDSICIKDMAGLLAPFEAYQLVKLFKEKLHIPIQLHSHYIGGLAVGAYLEAARAGVDIVDTASVPLAFGASQPPVETVVRALAGTPYDTGLDLHLLFDIARYFDDLRRELGYERGVTRITDMWVFQHQVPGGMISNLVSQLKEQQAADRIDEVLAEIPRVRADLGYPPLVTPTSQIVGTQAVLNVLLGERYKMVPGEVKNYVRGLYGKPPAPIAEEIRHLIIGDEEPLQGRPGDTLKPGLEAARQEIGDLARDEDDVVSYALFPQVTRKFLEKRQQGQLRPGRQTIKSPDRDKLEAGGTTRMDLKDITQLIKALEETGITELNLESEGVKVMIRRGSNQGAAEGPAPVVKTAGEVLAPEGGAQEKPAPAADIIEVRAPMVGTFYRAPSPDAPPFVEVGTRVKAGQTLCIIEAMKLMNELTAENGGQVVAILAENGQPVEYGQVLFHLKKD; encoded by the coding sequence TTGAGCCAGCTGAAGATTACCGACACCACTTTGCGCGACGGTCACCAGAGCCTCTGGGCCACCAGGATGACCACGGCCGACATGTTACCCATTATCGAGAAGATTGATAGCGTCGGTTATCACTCCCTGGAGGTCTGGGGGGGAGCGACCTTTGATGTCTGCCTGCGCTTCCTGGATGAGGACCCCTGGGAACGCCTGCGGACCCTGAAAAAATACGCCCGGCGGACACCCCTGCAGATGCTCCTCCGGGCCCAGTCCCTGGTTGGTTACCAGCTCTACCCTGACGATGTGGTCCGGGCTTTCATTGCCAGGGCCGCAGCCAACGGTATCGACATAATCCGTATTTTCGACGCCCTCAATGACCTGCGCAATATGGAGGTGCCGGTGGCGGCCGCCAAAAAGGAAGGCGTCCACGTCCAGGGTACAGTGGTCTACACCATCAGTCCCGTCCACACCATCGAACACTACCTGCAGACGGCCCTGGAACTGGAGGAGATGGGGGTTGACTCCATCTGCATCAAAGATATGGCCGGATTGCTGGCCCCCTTTGAGGCCTATCAACTGGTCAAACTCTTTAAAGAAAAACTCCACATCCCCATCCAGCTCCACAGCCACTACATCGGCGGCCTGGCGGTGGGAGCCTATCTCGAAGCGGCCCGGGCCGGGGTGGATATTGTCGATACAGCCTCGGTGCCCCTGGCCTTCGGCGCTTCCCAGCCGCCGGTAGAGACGGTGGTTCGCGCCCTGGCGGGAACGCCCTATGACACCGGCCTGGATCTCCATCTCCTTTTTGACATTGCCCGTTACTTTGACGACCTGCGCCGGGAACTGGGTTATGAGCGGGGCGTTACCCGGATCACCGATATGTGGGTTTTCCAGCACCAGGTCCCGGGGGGCATGATCTCCAACCTGGTCAGCCAGTTAAAGGAACAACAGGCCGCCGACCGCATTGACGAGGTCCTGGCTGAGATTCCCCGGGTGCGGGCCGACTTGGGTTATCCGCCCCTGGTCACGCCCACCAGCCAGATTGTTGGCACCCAGGCGGTTTTAAACGTCCTCCTGGGTGAGCGCTACAAGATGGTACCCGGCGAGGTGAAGAATTACGTTCGCGGCCTCTACGGTAAACCGCCGGCACCCATTGCCGAAGAGATCCGGCACCTGATTATCGGCGATGAAGAGCCCCTCCAGGGCCGGCCAGGCGACACCCTGAAACCCGGTCTGGAGGCAGCGCGGCAGGAGATCGGCGACCTGGCCCGGGACGAAGACGATGTGGTATCCTACGCCCTTTTTCCCCAGGTGACTCGTAAATTTTTAGAGAAACGCCAGCAGGGTCAGCTCCGGCCGGGAAGACAGACGATAAAATCCCCGGACCGGGATAAGCTAGAGGCAGGAGGTACGACCAGGATGGATCTCAAAGATATTACCCAGCTCATCAAGGCCCTGGAAGAGACCGGAATTACCGAACTCAATTTAGAAAGCGAAGGGGTCAAGGTGATGATTCGCCGCGGGAGTAACCAGGGAGCGGCGGAAGGGCCGGCCCCGGTAGTCAAGACGGCCGGCGAAGTGCTGGCCCCGGAGGGTGGCGCCCAGGAAAAACCGGCCCCGGCCGCGGATATTATCGAAGTCCGGGCGCCCATGGTGGGTACCTTCTACCGGGCGCCTTCCCCCGACGCACCGCCCTTTGTCGAAGTGGGGACCAGGGTTAAAGCAGGGCAAACTCTGTGCATAATAGAGGCGATGAAGTTAATGAACGAGCTGACGGCTGAGAACGGCGGCCAGGTGGTGGCCATCCTGGCGGAAAACGGCCAGCCGGTGGAATACGGCCAGGTGCTCTTCCATTTAAAAAAGGACTGA
- a CDS encoding amino acid permease, giving the protein MPPGKGEKQEKKLSAFSLIFLGLGSTVGSSFFLASGIAVHVAGPAVILGYLFSGLIFYLVLVSLGHLALKYRERESVRGYVEEALGPVGAFMTGWNLWLTSLVGMVSEAVAMAIYTRFWFPGLPLWSLVLAYGLLVAVINYFGVDIVDKFEGGLTFIKVASVLAFTGAMLYIVLTHRPAAAPVGLQPFFPNGLKGLSQAVVVTTFAYGAGALAAAVGDTKDPRRAVPLATIGMALAQALFFLLPVTALVAVTPWTLISSQSSPFVTGLEYVGIRLGGSVLNAIVLVASFSVLLGSMFTAITMLASLARDREAPAFLASQEGQRPLKALLVTAGVMLMVSLLALFLPRHIYQYAVTATGYFSFVNWGAILAARLYLCLPAQNEGRLETGGLFVAVAGLAGLAAISLMGLTMPELRFSLLVMVASTLVLLGAGILVKREKLAPETGNREEAADWREGLQGGPGRNPV; this is encoded by the coding sequence TTGCCGCCCGGCAAAGGAGAAAAACAGGAAAAGAAGCTGAGTGCCTTCAGCTTGATCTTTCTGGGCCTCGGCTCGACTGTTGGCAGCAGCTTTTTCCTGGCTTCGGGGATCGCCGTCCATGTCGCCGGCCCGGCCGTCATCCTGGGGTACCTTTTCAGCGGCCTTATTTTCTACCTGGTCCTGGTGTCCCTGGGTCACCTGGCCCTGAAGTACCGGGAAAGGGAGTCCGTCCGGGGTTACGTTGAGGAAGCCCTAGGGCCTGTAGGCGCCTTTATGACCGGCTGGAACTTGTGGCTCACCAGCCTGGTGGGCATGGTCAGCGAAGCCGTGGCCATGGCCATTTATACCCGCTTCTGGTTTCCCGGCCTGCCCCTGTGGTCCCTGGTCCTGGCTTATGGTCTCCTGGTGGCCGTGATTAATTATTTCGGCGTTGACATTGTTGATAAATTCGAAGGCGGTTTGACCTTTATCAAGGTGGCCAGCGTCCTGGCCTTCACCGGGGCTATGCTCTATATAGTCTTGACGCACCGGCCGGCTGCAGCCCCGGTGGGTCTGCAGCCCTTCTTCCCCAATGGTTTGAAGGGCTTGAGCCAGGCCGTGGTGGTTACCACCTTTGCCTACGGCGCCGGGGCCCTGGCTGCGGCTGTAGGCGATACTAAAGACCCGCGCCGAGCCGTACCCCTGGCTACCATAGGCATGGCCCTCGCCCAGGCTTTGTTTTTCCTCCTGCCGGTTACCGCCCTGGTGGCCGTTACCCCCTGGACCCTCATAAGCAGCCAGTCCAGCCCCTTTGTCACCGGCCTGGAATATGTCGGTATCCGCCTGGGGGGCTCGGTATTAAATGCCATTGTCCTGGTGGCCTCCTTTTCCGTCTTGCTTGGTTCCATGTTTACAGCCATAACCATGCTGGCCTCTCTGGCCCGGGACCGGGAAGCCCCGGCTTTCTTAGCCAGCCAAGAAGGCCAGCGACCCCTGAAGGCCCTCCTGGTGACGGCGGGGGTTATGTTAATGGTATCTTTGCTGGCCCTCTTCTTACCCCGGCATATTTATCAGTACGCCGTCACCGCCACCGGCTACTTCAGCTTTGTGAACTGGGGGGCGATCCTGGCGGCCCGCCTGTACCTTTGCCTGCCGGCGCAAAACGAAGGCCGCCTGGAAACAGGCGGGTTGTTCGTTGCGGTGGCAGGGCTGGCTGGCCTGGCAGCCATATCCCTCATGGGATTGACCATGCCGGAGCTGAGGTTCTCCCTGCTGGTAATGGTGGCCAGCACCCTGGTCCTGCTGGGTGCAGGTATTCTGGTGAAGAGGGAGAAGCTGGCCCCGGAGACCGGTAACAGGGAGGAAGCAGCCGACTGGCGGGAGGGGCTCCAGGGCGGCCCGGGGCGCAACCCGGTTTAG
- a CDS encoding SpoIIIAH-like family protein, whose protein sequence is MITIGNKGRVVIALILTFGVLAYLVQGDRQANRQAGMELPMEWPAQQANHPPGQASQPDTGQATKVTAPSQNQAAAGPKAEDILQGASAKASNGAAFFIEYRLERDRQRSQQIALLKQILDNPNSGGEGKQEAQKRLVDLTQQMDLEMQLEKLIVAKGYKDAAVFIQPNAVNVIIMADKFGDEDANKIGDLVARSTGRPREQISMINKK, encoded by the coding sequence GTGATTACCATTGGCAATAAAGGGCGGGTAGTTATCGCCCTGATCTTGACCTTCGGCGTCCTGGCCTACTTAGTGCAGGGTGATCGCCAGGCTAACCGGCAGGCCGGTATGGAACTACCGATGGAATGGCCGGCGCAGCAGGCCAATCATCCACCAGGGCAGGCCAGCCAGCCGGATACCGGCCAGGCGACCAAGGTTACAGCGCCCTCCCAGAACCAGGCGGCTGCCGGGCCCAAAGCGGAGGACATCCTCCAGGGAGCCAGTGCCAAAGCCAGTAACGGGGCTGCCTTCTTTATCGAGTACCGCCTGGAAAGGGACCGCCAGCGCAGCCAGCAGATTGCCCTGCTGAAGCAGATCCTGGATAACCCCAACTCCGGCGGCGAAGGCAAGCAGGAGGCCCAAAAGAGACTGGTGGATCTAACCCAGCAGATGGACCTGGAGATGCAACTGGAGAAGTTAATCGTCGCCAAGGGCTATAAAGATGCAGCCGTCTTTATCCAGCCCAATGCCGTTAATGTAATCATCATGGCCGACAAGTTCGGTGACGAAGACGCCAACAAAATTGGCGATCTGGTAGCACGTTCCACGGGCCGCCCGCGGGAGCAAATAAGCATGATCAATAAAAAGTAA
- the accC gene encoding acetyl-CoA carboxylase biotin carboxylase subunit codes for MFRRILIANRGEIAVRIIRACRELDIETVAVYSEADRGALHTRLADKAVCIGPAPANRSYLHIPSIIAAAQMSGADAIHPGYGFLAENPYFAEMCATSGITFIGPSPRAMQLMGDKATARSTMIAAGVPVVPGSEGVIKDLDAALATAREIGYPVLIKASAGGGGRGMRVAQGPRELRQAVLTAQREAEAAFGDSQVYLEKYIEEPRHIEFQIIGDGEGQIIHLGERDCSLQRRNQKILEEAPSVALTPELRQEMGDLALKAARAADYYSTGTVEFLLDKYGHYYFIEMNTRIQVEHPVTEAVTGIDLVQEQIKVAAGAPLSLRQEDVQIRGHALECRVNAEDPAYNFRPAPGRIERYHAPGGFGIRVESAVYSGYTIPPFYDSLIAKVIAWAPDREMAINRMSGALKEMVIEGIPTTIPFHLQIMGNAFFRRGEIYTNFIQRRLMAG; via the coding sequence ATGTTTAGAAGGATTTTAATTGCCAACCGCGGCGAGATCGCCGTGCGGATTATCCGCGCTTGTCGCGAACTGGATATCGAAACGGTGGCTGTTTACTCCGAGGCCGACAGGGGGGCTCTGCATACCCGCCTGGCCGACAAGGCCGTCTGCATCGGTCCGGCCCCGGCCAACCGCAGCTACCTGCATATACCCAGTATTATCGCTGCCGCCCAAATGAGCGGGGCCGATGCTATCCACCCCGGTTACGGGTTCCTGGCGGAGAACCCTTACTTCGCTGAGATGTGCGCAACCTCGGGGATAACCTTTATCGGCCCGTCACCGCGGGCCATGCAACTCATGGGGGACAAGGCTACGGCCCGGTCCACCATGATTGCCGCCGGGGTGCCGGTAGTCCCTGGTTCCGAAGGGGTCATTAAAGACCTGGACGCAGCCCTGGCTACGGCCAGGGAGATCGGCTACCCGGTCTTGATTAAAGCTTCCGCCGGGGGCGGCGGCCGGGGCATGCGGGTCGCCCAGGGCCCCCGGGAACTGCGCCAGGCCGTCCTTACGGCCCAGCGGGAGGCCGAGGCCGCCTTTGGCGACTCCCAGGTGTACCTGGAGAAGTATATTGAAGAACCACGCCATATTGAGTTTCAGATCATCGGCGACGGCGAGGGTCAGATCATTCACCTGGGTGAGCGTGACTGCTCCCTGCAGCGGCGTAACCAGAAGATCCTGGAGGAAGCCCCTTCGGTGGCCCTGACCCCGGAATTGCGCCAGGAGATGGGCGACCTGGCCCTGAAGGCCGCCCGGGCCGCCGATTATTATAGTACCGGCACGGTGGAATTCTTACTGGATAAATATGGCCACTACTACTTTATCGAGATGAATACCCGCATCCAGGTGGAACACCCGGTAACCGAGGCTGTTACCGGCATCGACCTGGTCCAGGAGCAGATCAAAGTGGCCGCCGGCGCGCCCTTAAGCCTGCGCCAGGAAGACGTCCAGATCCGGGGCCATGCCCTGGAGTGCCGGGTTAATGCCGAAGACCCGGCCTATAACTTCCGGCCGGCCCCGGGACGTATCGAGCGTTATCATGCCCCGGGGGGTTTTGGCATCCGGGTGGAGAGCGCCGTTTACAGCGGTTACACCATACCCCCCTTCTATGACTCTTTAATCGCCAAGGTCATTGCCTGGGCCCCGGACCGGGAAATGGCTATTAACCGGATGAGCGGCGCCTTAAAGGAAATGGTTATCGAAGGGATACCCACGACCATACCCTTCCATCTGCAGATTATGGGTAACGCCTTTTTCCGGCGGGGGGAGATTTATACCAACTTCATCCAGCGCCGTTTAATGGCCGGGTAA